From the Papaver somniferum cultivar HN1 chromosome 2, ASM357369v1, whole genome shotgun sequence genome, the window TCCTCTGACAACAGCAAGATATGCATCACAAACTACTCCAACCATTTCTATTCTATAtggttttcttttgttattttcttcatgtttttgctgttcttcttcttttacttgTTCCCAATACTTCTCCATTATGGTTCCATCTTCAACGACCTTATAACCGACTCCCATGCGATAACGACGATGGTGAACATTTCTTGCCATGGCAATAGTTTGTTCAACAAAGGGTTCCCATGAAAGTGTACCATCCATAATAACATCGCGTCCTTCATTCAATGCCGTTACAAGGAGTGATGAAGCTGCATCAGTTGACGATTGATGTACCTGGATTTTGTTTAACAATTTGAttacaatttttctttttctcttttttaataagaaaggaattatattaataaaaattaagaGATTACACCCACTTTTCTCACTAATGAGAGTTTCTACCCAACTTGGCAGAGATTGAGACCACACTACATTGGTTTGGCTGTTTCTAGCCTCCTTGGCTAATAAGTCAGCTACCTCATTAGTCTCCCTAGGTACATACTTGCATCTCCATTGATTAAAAGACTTGAGCAGTTCTTGACAATCCATAATAATAATGTTGTTTGTAGTCCAACTAACAACTCCTACTTTGCCATTTATGGCATTTATTACATTTAAACTATCACCTTCTAGATTACAATCTATTAGTTAGAGTCTTTTCAGAAATGTGGATTGTGTTGTAAATAATTTAAAATATATCTTTCACATTACGAATAAAATAATTGACAATCTTATTTGGACGTTATTTTACAAGATTTTCACCAATTTTTATATAGAGTCCAAAAAACAAAGaatttgaagataatattttgatgataaatATTTTGAGTACAAGTATACAACTATTTATGTAGGTTTTCTCGAAAGGGAATATGAAAATTTTGAGGTGTACCAATACAGAAATCTATCGGCAGGTATTGTGATTTGttttatatactccctccgtacctattatataggcggagtttAAAAATTTTGTAGTACCATTAGATAGGCGGAGCTCCACTTCCAAAGTTGTTTTTTCCACATACATTCCTATTAATAATGCATGAGTATCATACAATCCAGTTTTACATGTGAGATAGAGATATGTAAAATAATATTTGTATTGGAACAAGGTAAGAATAAATTTGGAAAGTAAAAGGAAATTTATAAAAAACTAAACattttcttattctaagagaatactacttctccgcctatataataggtacggagggagtagaaTGATACTCCCTCAAACCGTTTGGTATCcctttataatattttttttccggTATGGTTACTCTTTTTTGAAAATGACAGTCGCATCTGATCTGCTATCGAGGACCGGACCAGAACTCAATATTATAAGGGGACTTTGTCTGGCATTTGCCCAGCTATCCTAGCATTTCCATACAGGCATACAGTGACATAGACATGGGCACGTCCCCTTATTAGAATAAGAAATAGGGATAAACACTGACCAGTTCAGCTGTTTGGAGCATGTCCGGATGGTGGCCTCGAGAGCTAAGAGCTTTATAAATGACGTCAGTTTCTTTAAAGGCATCAGCCTCGACAATCACCGCATTTCCAGCAGCACCTCCCCAAAATGATCTGTGTATGTACCAAAACATAATAAATGCAGTCAGCCCTCAGACAATAGAAAGACGTGGAAAATCCAACTCAAATTCAAGACACGAATAGTACCCGTCAAGCTTATTTCTAATGTCTGAAGAAGCACTAGATTAATCTGCTAGTCGGTTTGCTCCCCAAATGCTAGTGTAAGATTTACCTGACCCACTATTACTCAAGGCTGTTATAGGGGGTGAGAAAATTTCACCGGTACCACTAAATTCATATAAACAAAACATTCGTCACCACCTATTGGATCTATTACATCTGTAATCACAATGGAATTTGGTAAACCTGCATCAACCTTGTAATTATTTACTTGGTGCATCAGCCAGAACGTTGAATAGGCCAAGAAAAGCATACTAGAAGGAAAAATCTGAACATAACCTATTGTTTGTTTGGCCAAAAACATTCGATCGACCAGTTTCTGTGGTAAACGGTTGGTCTAAGTCAAAGAGTGTAGAATCTAGAAGTACTTGTAGTTGAGAGGGAAGCACGTCTGTTATGCCCTAGTGGACATACTTTAATCACAAAAGAAGtcggttttcattttcaatttcaatgATCTGATAATGCGATGTATATGTATTTTGGTGGTGTTTTTTTTAGGTGGGTGCCCAACAACCATAACCATAAGAAAAAATTCTAATATTCCGCTTTAATAATTCCCCCACTATTGATTCTATCAATGGTTAACACttaaaaataatattttgattaCTTAATAATGTAGGTACTTACTCGCTGCTTAGTATTTCTTTAAGCACTGTACTTTTTCCGGCTCCCATTCCACCACCCATCAAGAGAAGAACTGGGCTTCTCTGGCTATGTGCGGCTGGTACCATCACGTCGTTGCAGTGTGGGTCATTCTTTAGTGTTCTAATTGCTTTCAGTTCCTCAACTAGTGTTGAAAAAACTCTTGCCACTTTCAAGTTTTTCGTCACTCTCTCAAATCTTTGCTTCctacaaaatcaaaattaaagtTCCAACATTAAACTTCTTGTTTGTCCCTGTTTAAGCTTGAGtcatgttaacttgtatacccgtatacatgttaaggttcattaaaataaaaattctttgtattggaaacaagatttgtttgttttattgcaatGAAAACAACGTTTCTTTGCATTGGGAACATGGTTTGTTGTTTTTAGTACCAGAATAACCAATTTCTAGTAGAATAAGACCAAAAAATACAATTTTCAATACTCTAAAATACTTttttattaaaccttaacatgtatacgggtatacaagttaacaaaagcCTATAAATTTTTACTCAAAAATACTTCTCAAcatatatttgtgattaaaagatAGGAAAACAAATTTGCTCGTGGGGAAACTTTGTGCACATAACTGTCGATGACTCATTAGGAGATAAGGACCAATCAGTACAATCTAATACTGTAGTATCATTGATATGATTGCGGAATTTAATAATTCTTGTTGTGCGGTCTATAACTTTGATTGTTGGAAGTTCcttaaaagaagtgaagtgaaataaaTATTCATTTATTTTAATATAATATATGTTATTtcccgttcctttttaataggttggttttgtttttagagaaatttaaggatattaagagaactaatcattgaaagtggttctCATGACACttctcaataaaagaagtgaagtgaaatagtCCCCATTACACttatcagcaaaagaagtaaagtgaaatggtccccatgacacttgtcatcaaaagaagttaagagaaaagtggtcccaaaaaattaaagtaacatttgactttcccaattagaaaaccagtctatttttttgaaacatttatttatacaaaccagcctattaaaaaagtaACAGAGGCAGTATCTAATAAAGaggtaaaacaaaataaaattgataCGAGTATATGATAAAGTTTTTTTTAAACGTTAAACAATCAACTCACCTAGTTGCTTCCATGACCATGTTTTTGAGCTTCCCTTGCTGCTCAGAATCTACATTTAGCACCTGAAATTAAACATAAACCATGAATATTCAAAGTAGAATAAGCTCTGGTAGAATGAAGCTTCTAGTGTTTTTTTGTTGGGTATACATTAGTATATTTACCTGACTAATCATAAGAGTAGCATGGCTCCAATGAAATGCAAAGTAACCTAATATGCATCTATCAAACTCTTCCAAGAGTTTGGGATACAATACATCGGCATCTTGGCTTCCCTTAGCTAATAACCCATACATTTCTGCTTCACATCCTTCGGTTTTCTTTAGATATTCTTCTGCCAATTTACATATTTTATCACACTCATTTGTACTTCCAAGACCCATCTGTCTTCCTAGTTATAGAATTCATCAAAACAGAATGAGAATACAGAAATGATTTGAAAATGGGCCATTCATTAAGATTTAAAAATCATAAATTAACTTGTTCTAAGATGACAATGTGCAGGATTAATATTACCTACATAGTGGGAGAACCGCTCCAGTTTATGAACACGACCGGAATCCGTCAAGTGTAACCGAGGAACGATCCTATTAGCAAAGGTATCTTTCATTGATGGCTGCATTCGATTGCGATGATAATGCATGGCAATGATAAATAAGACAAATCCAATTAAAGATGTGATAGAAATCACTAAGAAGATAAGAGAATTGTTTGGAGAACCATTATCTAAAATTAATTTGATCAGTTCATGAAAAGAGGATGAGAAAATGGGTTGGTTTTTATAAACTAGTTTCAATGAAAGAAGAGAGAaggaaagacaagagaaaattaggAGTGCTGATGAAAAATAAGTCAATAAAAGAAGGGAGACTTTCTTGACCTAATACTTCCTCTCATTGCATGACctatagacaaaaaaaaaacaaaaaaaaaaagaagaagaaggcaaTTAACCTGAAGTTGACCAAAAATAAGAGAAAATGTAATAGAACTTTACATTTTGTTGAATGAATGCATGCGACAGCAAGATACAGGGGAAGTGGAAAAAGAACGAAACCGAGAAAGGAGAATGCAGAGAAAGAGAAGTATCAAAATTCAATATTGAGGTCAACACCTATTTTTGTAAACGGAAGATTCTACACCACTTGTTTCGAGTAAAATTTGGATTACTGATTGTTTTACACGTTTATACGACGTGTCCGTAAGCAATGACGACCTAGAACTCTTCCTTGTCTAGGATTATACTTTTTAACTTCAAAGATTGTCTATGCCGTCTAGGACTGCGGCAAGTTATTTTAAGGAGGGAATTTTCTGGATCCGGGAAGAAATATGCAGCAACAAGTGGTTGGTTCCATGGAAAAGAGAAATGGACCAAATGGTAGAGCAATTTCTCCGTGATTTATATGGGCTGATATCGTTTGGCCGAACCAACGGTCAGGATCGCTTTaatttttttgtcctatatgaaatgGTCTCAGTCCCTAATAATCTGGTATCAGCCCATATAAATCGTGCATTTCTAAACCGCACCATTACAGCAGTAAGGACTAAGGTTAATATACTGACACAGCCTGCAACCATTAGTTGAAAGATGGCTATTGCTACTGATACTCAGAATTAGGATCCACTTGAAACTCAAGGATATTGTCCTCGAAACCAATCAGCTCGACATCGAACCCCATTTTGACTTCATGTGGAAATAGAGAAAGACAACTGATACTAGCAAAATTTGGAAGTACAGGTGAGTTCACGCTTCAATAGAGAGATGTTCATAAAACAAATACTACTGTATAACAAAAATCAATAACTTAGGCTCATGAATACAAACTATATACTACTACGTTTCATAATCAGCTATGAAACACAAAACTTCATTTACTACAAGCTCAAATTTTATCAAAATTCTATATACATGACCTGATGAACTGACATATTAAATTGTTTCCTTGCGACACCCCTCTATTGAACAGCATAGCTGAAGTATCTTACGCAGGGAGAAAAAAACTATAGTACAACATAGATTTCTTTTACAAGTAACGTTTGGGTACCTCCTAAAATTCAAACTTCTTTCTCTCTTCAAATTTCATTTTCAGATCTTCTTCTGGTGGCATCTTTCCGCCACCTAGTAAGGTTGCACACCACCATGCCATGAGTTCATCCTGTTAAATATCAGGAGGGGCATATTACATGACTACAAAGATTAACGgaaaaataaatttgatatactCTCACAGTTTTGCCTAGTTAGGAATCTAATCATGAAAGAGTTTTTTTACTTCAGATCTTTTACAATGTTCACATAGAGTAGAATGCTGTAGATTTGAGTGGCAAGTTTTACCTCTGTGTAGTCGTGGTTTGAGACAAAACGATTTTCAATAAAGCATTTGAAACCAGCTATGTCCACTGAAAGGGAAAGTTTGTGACTACCCAGTGATCCCTCTCCTGGTTTTCCTAAAAGAAacacgaaaaaaaaaaagaaaaaaaaaagtaaacagaAGTAAGAGATTAATCTAGTATACCAAGTTTATGGATCCCAATCATTTGAATCATAATTACACATTCACAAATTACAGTGTAAATAAATTCTGTTATAAATTTACCATTAATGCGTGCTACGAAATAACCTGTGCCCCCTAGTCCTTCGTCCCACTTCCGTAGTCGCAGCCGTAAAAAAAAACCGTCGATACAAGCAAATGGCATTGGTGATTTCATCCATCTATGTCCACAAAACATAACTAGTAATCAGTTTCAAAGATATTTCTAGCTGAATTTTTTCCAAATAAATTTTTTACAACAAACAACTACTTCAAAATGAGAGCGCTACTTACTTGAGCACGTCAGTGCGAGTTAAACGAAGCCTTTTTACAGCTTCAAAGGTTCCTCTTGGCACGGCAGGAATGTGTCGATGGACAAAGTTGCAAAAAGCTGCgatttgattttcttttgatacATTATCTGTAGAACCCGAAGCAGTCTGCTTCCCTTTCATTACGAAATCTTTGGAAGttttcttccttgacacttcatGATCTTTCTCAACCAAGGTCCTTTCATCAAGTATCACTGTTCCGCTCGTTATTGAGTTGACATTTTTACCCACGTTGGCTTCAGCATCTACCCTCGTTTTATTCCCATCAGAAGTTGTAATTGCAATCTGGCACTGAAAATCAACATTTTCAGATGAATTTTTCCTGCCACCAGATTGGTATTCTTTTCTGGAGAAAGAGCATGGACATGAAATGGCCCAATGATCTAGCTGAAAACAGCGAATGCACAAGCAAGCCGATACTTCTTTCCCGTCAAATGGATGTGCTTTTTTGTAAATCTCCTCAATCTCGGATCCAGTTATTCGCGTGCAGTCATGTAACTTGTGACCTTTTATGCCACAAAAGAAACAAATTGTGGTTGCATGGCTTGTACTACCACCTGCTCCTGACAGAATGATGTTTCTTAAAGCATCCAGTCTCCAAGTCAAGGTAGAAACCAATGCCTCtgaatttttgaatctttgagaATGTTTGGCTATATTTTTTAGCTTACATTTGGATTTATCCAGATCACCACTTTTAATTCTCTTAAAACCGAAGGATCCATAAGTATTTATCacaaaattttgagtttttgtaCTTCTACCATCAGCTGTGTCCTCCATAGAAGGCTTAGAACTACTCTCAGAAACATTCTTCTCCTTCCGTGAAACTACAGAATTTTGAGCATTGGAAATAATCTTGTTGTGGTTGTTCGGACCCTCAGAAGGTGAATTTAGATTCTGTTGACGTTTCTTAGGCAAACCCATCATGAGGCCAGAAACTTTTGGAGAAAATCTTGTTATCCATAAGTTCCCAAGAGAATCACTTCTATTGATCACATCGTTGAATGCCTTGTTTGAAAGATTAACAGAGCCAAGTTTACTGTTTTCTTTCCCTTCAGATGGAGAGCCAGGATCACTACGCGGAGAGGAACTTACCGAGATTACTCCATTTTTCTTGAGATTAGATGCCATGCTACAGAAATTTCTGTTCTTGGCACTTCCATCTCCCCATTTTTCCTGATCAGAACTTATATTCTCAGAAGGATTATTTGGCAGAGTCGAAGGACCTTCCCCGTCAGATATTCTCTGATCGAACTTGTCATTTGATAAAATGATTTGCTTACACTTGCCATTGTCTTCCCCAGTCGAAGGACTGCTACTGTTGTCAAGTTCCCTTGAGCCTTCTCCTAGCTGACTATCAAGAGTTAATATTCTGTCATCCTGAACCCTTGAGCTAGGACAATACAATgccttgaaaattgtttgaaaacCAGCACTTGTTTCACTCTTTCGATTACAATGATGAGTTTTCATAGTTAGAGCTAATGAAGGTGTATCTTCTGAATTAGATTTTGATAATCCTTTGATCATGTTTGATATCCAATTCATGAAAGAGCTGTCCTGTCGTTGTAAAGGTCCAAAATGAGGACTTTCATGGTGTGTCTGCTTCACTTTCTTGCTCTCTACAATCATTTGCTTTTCAAAGTTCCATTTTCTCTTCCCAGCTGAAAACATCCCGGTGCTATTGCAACTTTCAACACTCTCATGGCTATCATCCTCGTCTTTTAGAATATTTTCACTGATTCCGTCATCACATAAAacattttctttatcttttctctgAGATAACGGATTTTTGCTACTACTTGGGGAGACATCGACTGCTGGAAACTCCGTCGATGAAGCAAGTACTATACCGTTCTGGCAGGGAGAGTCTTTACCTTCTTCAGCAGCATGTTTTGATGCTATGATACCCCCCTTGTCACAAGCGCTTTCATCTTTGAGAAGTTGTAAATCATTTTCAGCGGTTGATTCCTGATTCTGCAAAGGAGAGATAAGTTGAATTTTGTTCGTTTTACATTTCTCATCTTTTTGAATACCCTGAGCTAATTCTAATCTCTCTTCCTCACTTGCATGGGATATTACAAGTGGGTTCTGAGTATCAGAAACTTTGGATTGTTTTAGAGTAGCAACGTCGGGAGAGAATGACCCTTGCATGTCAGACGCATGACTATCTCCACTACGAATAGCTTTGTTGATTTCAGTAGGAGTAGACTTGGCTCCTAAGTTCAAATTCCTGTCTGCTGGTTCTACTCGCGCCAAATAGAACTTTGTCTGATCTGATTTTGATGTGGAGGAACCCCTTATGTCAGTGCCAGGATCTATAGAGGAGCCAAGTAGTTTCATGAGACATCAATAACATATAAAGAAATCACCAAAAAATTGCAGCCGTATGTATGACTACCTGGCATAGGAGCTCTTTCAGTTTGATGAAACATATCCACTTCCTCTTTTCCTGGATGAACACCTTCCGCATCTGTATTTGAAAATGTAAATTTCATTTTACTGGTCATCTCTTCTAAGCCACCACTTGATCCTGCTAAAACATTTTTTTCATCAGAGTTTTTAGACATGCCCCACAAGGGGAAAAAGTCTCAGAgtgaaactttaaaaaaaaaaatgctgaTATCAAACATAATACCCAAATTCTGTTCATGGGTTGTTTGTCTGCCAGATAGGTGAGGTACTACCTGTGGTGCTTCTTGGAGACCTGACTAGGTTTGCTTCAGAAAGTTTACAACGCAAATGGGGTTCCATTTGCGATGAAGCCAAGATTTCTTCATCCACATTTGTATATTCTTTAGCTTCCTTGGCCGTGATACTTTGAGTTGGTGAATGTACCAGAGTATTTGATGCGACACCACACAAAAAGGAAAAGTTTTTCTCGGGTAAGTTACAATCAGCAGATTTAAGACTCGCCCCTTTCTGTGGAGACCAAACTAGTTCGGATAACGGGGTAGAAGTCACAAAGATCATATCTGCACTAGAACCTGCATTTGCACCTGCACTGGAATTGTTATTTGATCCTACGTGTGTGCTTTGATTGCCGGGACCTATTGAAAGTCCCAAATCTGTCACTGGTTCCTCTTTGTTATCATCCATGCTATTCTGTAGGACAACTTGCTCAGTGTGGAATCCTGAGAGTCGGACCAAGTCTAAGGCAATCCCCCCCACCTGGACTTTGGGAGTACATGCTTTTAGTGCAAAAGACGTAACCATTGAATTTTTATCAAGTGAAACATAAGAAATTAATTCGACATCAACTCTAATTagaaaaatatttgaacaaataaATTTACTTTAATGTACTTTGTCCATCACTCCTCCAGGATGCAAGAAATTCTCTAGAAATTGAGCGAAACTCccaacaaataaataaatcataCAAAACAGATTTATCTTATGATGTGATTTTACTTTTACATACCCCCAACAAAGAGGTTTAGAAAAGTTAAGTAGCTTCAAAAATACCAACTCGTCATGTTTTAAGCATGACAGGGAAGTGTACTCACATTGCAGAGTCGTAGTTGAGCCCATTAAGGTGACGAGTTGGAGTTATAATTAGTTAGAACATAAGTTTCAGGTGGAGTTGAATTGAGCAAAACTTAGAATTAGACACTCAGATGGATATCAGCTGGCAATGAACAGAGGTTGGCTAACATGATTAATCCACAGATAGGAGTTGTATGCGAAGATGATTGCGTTTAAATCTGTGACCCATCACAGATTGGTTTCACTAGATAAGATAGAATTCTTGCTGGCATCCTATTGCATGAATGGACTAAGATGAGCATCATCCATGGAATTCAAAATTCCAATTAATTAGTCACTACCATGGGGTCTAGGAACTGAACTTATTATGGTGGAGGCTCCACATATTAGTACTTTTGACCtcaatttgatttctttttttgaaGTAAACAAACGGAGCCTGCTGGTAAACTAGTTCTTTTCCCAGTCAGAGTGTACACCAAAAAACTAAACTCATTTGAGAATAAATAAGATGTGCAAGtgaattgtgatgaaaatttaaAGGACAATGAGTTCCCAACTAATAAGGACAACATCTTCATAAATGATTGCCCACATCTATTTAATGACAATGGACCACATGCATATGTCTGTCTTGACTTCCATTGGCAATGCCGTACTATTAATCCTATCTTAAAAGATTCTCTACATTTCTTTCTCCCCTACAGAATTCAAAAAGGGGGAAAGGGGAAGATTTCATATAGCTCTCTTTTGTAGAGAACAATATCCTCTGCGAACAAGTGGAATGGATATCCCACGACCATTACTTTTACCAGTATCAAATCAATGACAATAATTTTGAAAATGATATCCATACCCCAATTTACCCAGTATAAAATCGAGCAGTTTGCAAACAAGGGCGACTAACTGTGTCGGGTCCACTGTGCCCTACTACCCTGTGCTTTAGGACATCATTCCCATCGTTTGTCCAATGTTGGTTAAGAAGAGGCTGGGTCAGTCAAACAGAGTATGAAGCTTTTCTATAATTTTGACAATCATTTTTCCACTGTACACACTTATATTCCCTCCAAGATTAATTGAGctatttgtagtttgcacaaattttaaggcatGGAGGAAAGGGcctatgtttaagtatttttttttacaattatgtCCTCATATATAATAAccagtaaaacttagaaatgatttatctcttaaactatacgacgatttttcgtaaattttataccgttgggaagcattttaaaacacctacgtaacgagtataaacataactatcaaattatacatatttcttatagtaacaataatcaattaaaaggatatttTAGAAATAACCTCTTGATTAGTGAAACATCTCAATTATTTATTGGACAAAGTGTAAAACCAAATAGCTCAATTAAtcttggacggagggagtagttaaAGAACCTCAGAATTatgatgtactccctccgtcctagtttacttgctaAAATTGGTCATTTTTTTGTCCTAATTTACTTGAAAAGTTTCATATTTTCCCCCATTTTAACCTAATTTACCTCTATATTAAAATCAGGTCATGGTATTGAGAATTATGTGCAATTCTATTTCACATGCAGATCATAAATACTCTTTTTCTCTCTCTACATCATAAATACTCCTCTCCTCTCTCTATATAACAAGAGAGGTGCGGGTTTTGACGCAATTTTTTTTGGTGTTGAATTCTTTTTTAAATAGTAAACCTAAAAACTACATATGTGTCTTAAATGTAGCTTGGGAGCAATTTTGGAAAAAAAGCCCTCTCTCTACTTTCCTTAATCTCTGTGCAAAACCCAATTTTAGCAAGGAGGGAGTATTTTAGTACACACTCTGGGATTCTATAAAATAAATGCAAGAAATTCCTAGCGCAACGGGTTTCGATTATCAGAAATTGGACTCTAAGTCATCTGAGTGATCTAACGGTAATTGCAGACAATAAATTTGATACTATCAGCGCAAAAGGTGccttatttttgttttaggattccTAAAATTTTCACTCAGATTAGCAAGTTATTCCAAATTAAGTGCTATCACATTAGAGCTCAATCTCTCCGCATAAAAACAACCCTAAATAGAGTTCCAATCCACAATCAACATAGGGACGACTCAAAATTACACAGGCATCTTAAACATCCATATAACTAAACCGACACAAGACATATAATAACAGAATCCAAACTTGT encodes:
- the LOC113349989 gene encoding uncharacterized protein LOC113349989 encodes the protein MHYHRNRMQPSMKDTFANRIVPRLHLTDSGRVHKLERFSHYVGRQMGLGSTNECDKICKLAEEYLKKTEGCEAEMYGLLAKGSQDADVLYPKLLEEFDRCILGYFAFHWSHATLMISQVLNVDSEQQGKLKNMVMEATRKQRFERVTKNLKVARVFSTLVEELKAIRTLKNDPHCNDVMVPAAHSQRSPVLLLMGGGMGAGKSTVLKEILSSESFWGGAAGNAVIVEADAFKETDVIYKALSSRGHHPDMLQTAELVHQSSTDAASSLLVTALNEGRDVIMDGTLSWEPFVEQTIAMARNVHHRRYRMGVGYKVVEDGTIMEKYWEQVKEEEQQKHEENNKRKPYRIEMVGVVCDAYLAVVRGIRRAILMRRAVRVKSQLKSHKRFAMAFPRYCQLVDHARLYCTDAMGIPPKLIGWKDGENNFLVDPQQINCLTTLSMLNDEADCINELYQHQPTEHTEYDPHLVWRSIMLSPSRTKVQQELKVAICNTFKISTDGDKQ